From Linepithema humile isolate Giens D197 chromosome 8, Lhum_UNIL_v1.0, whole genome shotgun sequence, one genomic window encodes:
- the LOC105680058 gene encoding uncharacterized protein produces MNKMVERVFQYRKVLTPSWIVQECQESQEQALQLMDAFVTKYEQNVCVVRALFGHKRDHGLRRITYVKEQETDIKELLDQVVIEKTVAIFLMNDENIHYINDIDFLQMEDDEERLEIICSYCWNSKIVYQRERFEKNMFEEKD; encoded by the exons ATGAATAAGATGGTGGAGAGAGTCTTCCAGTATCGAAAAGTA CTAACTCCATCATGGATCGTCCAAGAATGTCAGGAGTCGCAGGAGCAGGCGCTACAGCTCATGGATGCATTCGTCACAAAATACGAGCAGAACGTTTGCGTCGTACGAGCACTATTTGGCCATAAGAGGGACCACGGTCTACGACGCATAACTTACGTCAAGGAACAGGAGACAGACATCAAAGAGCTATTGGACCAAGTCGTGATAGAAAAGACCGTAGCCATTTTTCTGATGAACGACGAGAACATTCATTATATAAACGACATAGATTTTCTACAAATGGAGGACGATGAAGAACGACTGGAAATCATATGCTCGTACTGCTGGAATAGTAAAATAGTCTATCAACGGGAGAGGTTCGAGAAGAACatgtttgaagaaaaag ATTAA